The genomic stretch GATAGTGCTACCTCATGACGGTCTCCTTGTATAAGAAGGTTCAACCCGAGGTACTATCTGCAGACTATCGAGATTTTGTCAAACCCGTTTACACCTAAAACCAGTGGAACCATTGATTAAAATACCCATGGATAGGGCTCACCTCGATCTGGTCATCAAGATGTGTGTAATGTTACCTGACGAGACATGAGTACAACTTATTAGCTTCCTCAAGAAGAACACCGAGGTGTTCGCATGATTATCAAGTGATAGGTGTTCGCATGATTAATAAGTGATATGCCAAGAATCAATCCGGATGTGACCTAACATTATCTAAACATCTCTTTTGGAGCTTGACCAATCAAGTAAAGGTTCCACAAATTTGCCTTCAAATGCTAGCAAGCTATTAGTAATGAAATTGACAAGCTATTAAGAGTAGGCTTCATTACCAAGGTGCAATACTCGTAATGGCCTGCTAATATTGTATTTGTTAAAAAGTCAAATGGAAActagaggatgtgtgttgactatatGAATTTGCAACAAAGTATACTCAAAGGATAGCTATCCACTCCCTCAGGTAGATAAACTGGTCAATGCCACCTTGGGTCATGATCTCCTCACTTTCATTGATGTATTTTTAGTGTATAACcaaataaaaatgatactaaaagatTAAGAACACATATCCTTCATCACCAACAAAGACACATATTACTACTAAGTCATGTCGTATAGACTAAAAAATGTAGGAGACAACATACCAAAGGatgataaataaaatcataaagcaCAATATCGAGAGGAATATTGAAGTATATATAGATAATATGATAGTCAAGAGCAGAATGACCAACTCACACTTGACAAACCTAGTTGAAACTTTTCAAATCTTAAAAAGATTCAACATTCATCTTAATCCAACCAAATGTATTTTCGGAGTTGGCTCACGAAAGTTTATCGGATTCATTATATACTAGAAGGGGATAGACGCAAATCCTAAAATGATACAAGCCATATTGGAAATTTGCCCACCTCGATCGATAAAAAAAGTCCAATGGTTAATGGGGTGAATGGTGACACTGAGTCAATTCCTATCTCGATTAGTTGACCTCCACCTTGGGAGAAATTCTAAATCTCTATTTTGTCGCCACTAACTTGAGCATCAGTTTCGTACTAATCCAAGACAATGCAAAAAGTCAAAAGGCCTATCTATTACGTTAGCCATGTTCAAAGCAGACTCGAGGAGTGATACCCATGTATAAAGCAACTAGCATTTGAACTAGTTCTCGTAGTGAGAAAGTTTTGTCTATACTTTCAAGTGCATGTCATACAtgtcattatcaaccatccactcAAATAGGTTTAATCTCCATTTGACATCTCAGGATGACtaccgaaatggtccatacaacCGAGTGAGTTTGATATATAATATATGCCAAGAACTATCATAAAAGCCTAGGCTCTAGCATATTTCATCTCGAAGCTGACTCCCTCACTTGAGGACGACAACCATACTCCCACACCATGGACATTATTTGTCAGTGACTTAGCCACCTCAAAGATTGGTGGCGTCGATATTATCTAAAAGGGCTCAGACTAGCAGATGCATGAGTAAGCCCTCATATTCGAATTTAAAATTTCTAACAATAAGGCTGAATACAAGACACTCCTCTCGGGACTTCAACTCGCATAGGAACTCTAGGTCTAAGAATTAAAAATGTTCAATGACTCGTAATTAGTCGTAAGCTAGGTAGAAGAAAACTATGAAGCCTGAGATACAACTATGACAAAGAACCTCACTAACGTGCAAAAATTGGCTCACAGCTTCTCTTGACTCCATGTGTTTCGAATATCAcgtgaaaaaaaatcaaagtggatGCACTTGCCCAATTAGTATCTACCCTAACTCTCAAACAAGGTTCTCCACTGGTCAAGACATTTTCCATTTGAGCTATTGAGAAGCTCGACAAGACTATGGTCAAGGAAGAACCAAACTAGATGGATGAGATCCTATTCTacaaaaagacatgatgctcccaaccAATCTTGCAGTGGCCCGAATAGTCAAGCACCACCAAGCATGGTATTGTCTAATCAATGGTCTCCTATATTGCAAGTTATCCAACCAACTGCTCCTCGGATGCTTAAAACCCCATGAAGCTAAGATGGTGCTTACCAAGGTACATGAGAGTATATATGGAGAACACATCGATAGATGGACCCTTGCCTTCAAGGTATTTCGATAATGGTTCTACTAGCCCACACTACGCAAAGATGCGATTGCTTTCACTCAAAGGTGCTACATGTGCTAGGAATTTGCTCATATGCCACGACAACAAGCAGTCCCCTTTAGCTCGATCAATTGCGGGTGATCATTTGCTGAATTGGGTATGGACCTTCTCAGGCCCTTCCAATTGACTTTGGGTTAACGAAGGTTCCTCATCGTAGGGATCGATTATTTCGCATAGTGGGTAGATGCTAAGCTGTTAGCATTAGTAACTAAGAAACAAgtcaagaggtttatatgaaagaaTATTATCACCCGTTTCGATATACCAAAGACTCTCATAACATATAATGGGACTTAGTTCAACAACCTAAAATTCAGTAAGTTCCTAGTCCTATGAAATCCAGCTAGGATTCAACTCAGTGGCTCAATCTCAAATCAATAATTTTACCAAATTCACCAACCGATCTATCCTTAAAGGTCTTAAAAAAGTAAGTCATCGGATCGAACGTAACCCGAGTGGATGAGTTATTGAGCATCCTATGGGCTTTTTGAATGACACCTAAGACCATATTGAAAGAATCCCCATTACCCTAGCCTTATGTACCGAGGTTGTTATGCCACTTGAGATAGTTTTCCCAACACCCCATATTGAGAACTTTAATGAAGAATCTCCTATAAATTAGGACTTTGAGCCAGACTCAACTTAGTCAATGAGACTTGAGTAGTTGCCTATCTGAGAATTATAAGTTATAAGAAGGTAGTGGCCAAACTCTACGACCAAGATATTTGTCCTTTGAGAATTCGACTAGGAGATTTTGTGCTACGCAAGGCTGATATAAGTAATCAGACTCGATCTCGAGGAATGCTAGCACTAAACTAGGAAGGACCATACCGAGTCGTCAAAATCATCCAAGATGAGACATATCGCCTTAGTATAATAGAATGTGGGGCATTACCAACAATATGACACATCTCCAACTTAAAGTTTTATCCTTAAGGTAACCCTCGAGTCCTATTGAGGACACTATAAGAAAAATTACAATAGATAAACCAGATCCCTACAACCAAAATTAGACATCGATCTACAAAAAGATAAACGAAAATATTATGGAGTAGCTCAACAGTGGATAAGGCCTCTGAAATGAGGCGCATGAGTTGAGAAAAATTTTACTTGTGCCAAGTAAAACCTACTATGTTAGAAGCACAAGGTGAAGTATGCCCAAGATGCATGTGTTAAGAAAACTTGTTGCACGTAGAAAAGAAATCTATTATAGTGAAAGATCGAGCTAGAGAGGCGTTTGAGACGCACAAGTTAACGAAAATACAACTCACGCTATGTAAAACCCACTATGATGAAAGCACAAGGTAAAGTACATCCTAGATGCATGAAAACTTGACCTACATaagattaaaaaagaaagaaaaaaaatcaaatgacgtAATTCTAACCGTAAAAAAGCACCAAAGTATATTTTCCGGAGGGGGAAGGAATAAATGATAGGGAATATAAAATCAACTAGCCATCGTTCATTACATCAATGCCATGTAAGATCAATACCCTCTTGCCCATGTGTATAAGATTCCAAAAGGCAACTCGGGTGAGTTGCCTCTTATGtaaaatatttatagaaatatttttagaAGCTTCTCCTATTGAGTATTCATAGGAATATTCTTGAAAATCTAAGAGGATAACTCGAGTTGATTACGAACTATCTCCATTGTAGaatatttacatcaatatttattGAAGTCCAAGGGATAGCTCGAGTTGGTTTCGAATTACCTCCCATGTATAATATTTGAATTGTCtcccttataaaatatttataggaatattctcgAAAGTCTGGGATAGCTCAGGTCATTTATGAATCGTCTCCTTTGTgaaatattcataggaatattcTCGAAAATTTAGAAACAATGATTACGAATTATTTTTCTCGTGGAATTTTTATGGGATATTCTTTCTTCTTAAAGTCAGTATAAAAATATACCATTAACTCTATATTATAGGAGAGATCTCGATACTAACTTAAACGTCGAAGGGATCGGCTTGATAAGCTACTTTTGACTTTtatctttgtataggaacaagttTAGTGAAGTGAGACTTTATTCTAAACGACTCCTCGCATACGGATCAGACCCCGTTGTACTAACAAAAATGTCACCAACTTTTTTTTCTAGTAGGTGACCGAATGCGattgatatttaaatttattattattattattattattttatttaagaaCAAATATTAGTACTGTCTTGATGTGGCCGAGAAATGCGTGAACGGTGGCGGGGGGTTGGCTCGAACGTTCTTGTCATGTGATCGTTGGATCTCTCCTCCCTCCGtcacctcctcaaatctctccatCATCTCTTAACGCCTCGTTAATTAGCTCCCTCATCTCCCTGCTCACGCGATAAATCCTCCCCTTCTTGTCGGTCGCCGGTTCCCGTTCATCACCTCCGCGTTGGTCAGGGTATCACAGCCATCCCGCATTCTCGATTCCCTTTCTTCCTCCCCATCGCTCGTTCTCTTGTCGGAAGAAGGCTTCCCTCTTCCCCTCCTTCCGCTCCCGATCAcgtaagcctctctctctctctctctctcccgatcGATCTGTTGGTAGTTGTTTTCGAGTTCTTGCGATAGGTTTTTTCTGTTCCAGGAGCTGTGTTTTTCTATTTTTCTGCAAAAAATATGCGTCTTTTCGTTGTTCCTTTTCATGCAGGCCTTGCTTTTCCGTCAGATCTGGATTTGGTTCTCGTAGGGTTTTCTTGGATGACAAGGGATCTGGACCGGATCGGTTCTCGTGCTAGATTTGTGTATTACTTATGCGTTTTGTGTTTGATGAATTGCCCGACCTTAAAATGTAATGTAGTTTTGATGATTTCGTTGTTGTTCCGTGGAACCTTTGATTCGATATTCATGGTTCTGATGACTCGAGAATCAACCTATGATTCACATCATCTTGATAGATAACCGGTTGTATTTGTTGTTCTGTTCAAGATGTACAAATTTTGGTTCCTTATTTTCGCGATTCTCGTTGGCATATCTTTTCATCGACAAATTGAAGCGTAGGTGAAACCCCTAATTGACCAAAAAATGTTCGATTTTACGTTGTCGCCAGAATATTTTACGATCACGTTTGCCGATCTCTGAGCAATTTTAGGTCTTCTTTTATTGCTGCAAATCACTTTGCAATTTAATTGCTCGATGAGCGCTTGTGATTTTGGATCTGATATGTGTAGACAACGTGCGATCTTTCTTTGGCAGAGTTTAGTTTATAGATGGCGACGTACAAACCCAAAAACATCCTCATTACAGGGGCGGCAGGCTTCATTGCGTCCCATGTTGCCAACCGCCTCGTTTGGAACTACCCCGAGTACAAGATCGTGGTTCTCGACAAGCTTGATTACTGCTCCAACCTGAAGAACCTCAACCTGTCGCGCTCCTCTCCGAACTTCAAGTTTGTCAAGGGTGATATTGGGAGCGCCGACCTCGTCAACTACCTCCTCATCACCGAGTCGattgataccatcatgcattttgcaGCCCAGACCCATGTTGATAATTCTTTTGGTAACTCCTTTGAGTTCACCAAGAACAACATATATGGCACCCACGTCCTCCTGGAGGCCTGCAAGGTCACTGGTCAGATTAAGAGGTTTATCCATGTTAGCACCGATGAGGTCTACGGAGAGACTGATGAGGACGCTGTGGTTGGCAACCACGAGGCATCTCAACTTCTGCCAACCAACCCATACTCGGCAACAAAGGCTGGGGCTGAGATGCTTGTTATGGCTTATGGAAGGTCATATGGCTTGCCTGTGATCACTACCCGAGGAAACAATGTGTATGGGCCAAATCAATTCCCTGAGAAGATGATCCCAAAATTTATTCTCTTGGCCATGAGAGGGCAGCCACTTCCAATTCACGGTGATGGCTCAAATGTGAGAAGCTATTTGTACTCTGAAGATGTTGCAGAGGCTTTTGAGGTCATCCTCCACAGAGGAGAAGTTGGGCATGTTTATAATATCGGCACAAAGAGAGAAAGGAGAGTGATTGATGTGGCGAGGGACATCTGTGCACTTTTTTCACTAGACCCAGTTAAGGTTATTCAGTTTGTGGAGAATCGACCTTTCAATGACCAGAGGTACTTTTTGGATGATCAGAAGCTGAAGAACCTGGGATGGTCGGAGCGGACTGCATGGGATGATGGACTCAAGAAGACGATGGAGTGGTATATGAGCCATCCAGATTGGTGGGGAGATGTTTCAGGAGCACTTTTACCTCATCCACGGATGTTGATGATGCCTGGTATTGAAAGGCATACTGATGGGTCTGAAGAAACCAAGTCCATGTCTTCGCAGTCAACGACCACTAATAGTCAGAACCGGATGGTGGTTCCTGCTGCAAGAAGCAGCGTGGTACCTCCTAAGAAACCATATTTGAAGTTCTTGATATACGGTAGGACTGGATGGATAGGGGGCCTTCTTGGCAAGATATGCGAGAAGCAGGGGATACCATACGAGTATGGAAGGGGTCGTTTGGAAGAGCGTTCCCATCTCATACTTGACATTCAGAATGTGAAGCCAACTCATGTTTTCAATGCTGCTGGTGTGACTGGTAGACCTAATGTTGACTGGTGCGAATCTCATAAGCAGGAGACAATTCGCACGAATGTTGTGGGAACTCTGAATTTGGCAGATGTCTGTAGGGATCATGACCTGTTACTAATGAATTATGCTACCGGTTGTATTTTTGAGTATGATGCTAAACATCCTGAAAGGTCGGGCATTGGATTCAAGGAGGAAGACAAGCCAAACTTTATTGGATCCTTCTATTCAAAAACTAAAGCAATGGTACTTTTTGTTGCATTTAAAGAAATTATCTTTTCAAACTTATGTTATTTTGTGTATTCTTAAAAGCTAACAAATTAGTTATTGTTGGGCCATGATGCAGGTTGAAGAGCTTTTGAGGGAATATGAGAATGTCTGTACCCTTAGAGTTCGAATGCCAATATCTTCTGATCTTAGCAATCCACGTAACTTCATTACCAAAATCGCTCGTTATGACAAAGTTGTGAACATTCCAAATAGCATGACGGTTTTAGACGAACTTCTCCCCATTTCGATTGAGATGGCAAAGAGAAATTGCAGAGGAATATGGAACTTTACCAATCCTGGTGTGGTGAGCCACAATGAGATCCTAGAGATGTACAGGAGCTACATTGATCCCAGCTTTAAGTGGACCAATTTTACATTGGAAGAACAGGCTAAAGTCATAGTTGCACCTCGAAGCAACAATGAGATGGATGCTACAAAATTAAAGAGAGAGTTTCCTGAGTTGTTGTCCATCAAAGATTCTCTCATCAAGTTTGTTTTTGAGCCAAACAAGAAGGTCCTTTCTCACTGATAGGCTTCCTCAATGTCACAGTTTCCCTAGACTTTGGAACTAAGCAGTTGACCCTTAGTATTTTAATCATTAATGTCATCCAATACTTTGCAGTATGACTATCATAATACAAACTCTGCATCAGGAATACTTTTTTTCTAGGCGGGAGGAAAAACCTGATTAATTTTATTAGGTAGTCTGCCTTGTTCTTGTTTAGGTTCTTTACAAGAGGCTATTATTATTTGTCTTCTAAATTTGTACTGTCCACTCTATGTGGCATGTAGTAGCTTCATTCTGTTAATGCATCCATTTATCGTTTACATTCTGCATTCTATTtgtcattttttttcttcttctacttTGAGAATATTTCTATGGAATCTATCTTTCGATCTTTGTGCGCAATGGAGTCCAAATCATGGATATCCAGTTTGATTATTTTTTTGATTGTGTacattttgtttattattttgaatCATTTTTTACTAGTTGATCCTGGTGAATTGCCAAGTAGGCATGGAGCTAATCTTCAGGAAGGCACCAAGTTGCCTTTCAGTAACAGGAACTCTGTTTTGACAAGAGGTTGACATTGGATGTTACTGTGAGATCTCAGTCGTCATCAGCACAAGCACTGACATGTCGTGATCGTGGGATTGGACGGTGGGCTACGGGGGGGAGAAGGGAGAGGAGGGCTCGACTATCGACTGTCGAGGGGGAGTTCTTTATTAAATTAAAGGAAATATGAATACTATCTAtctctaaaatataaaaacatgAACACCTTCCAAAAAAgctaaaaaagaagagatttttaataaaaattatcctttttactatgcattatatatatatatataaaatctccaTCGAAGAAGGCAACCGATGATAAATATATTGTTGAAAGAAATCTGCTGAACTTCTCAAGTTTCCCTTAGAAAATATCAGACCGGAGGAGAATGACTTCATTCCCCCGTAGTCGAGGCAGCAACACCAATTCACACCT from Musa acuminata AAA Group cultivar baxijiao chromosome BXJ1-3, Cavendish_Baxijiao_AAA, whole genome shotgun sequence encodes the following:
- the LOC103979706 gene encoding trifunctional UDP-glucose 4,6-dehydratase/UDP-4-keto-6-deoxy-D-glucose 3,5-epimerase/UDP-4-keto-L-rhamnose-reductase RHM1 — protein: MATYKPKNILITGAAGFIASHVANRLVWNYPEYKIVVLDKLDYCSNLKNLNLSRSSPNFKFVKGDIGSADLVNYLLITESIDTIMHFAAQTHVDNSFGNSFEFTKNNIYGTHVLLEACKVTGQIKRFIHVSTDEVYGETDEDAVVGNHEASQLLPTNPYSATKAGAEMLVMAYGRSYGLPVITTRGNNVYGPNQFPEKMIPKFILLAMRGQPLPIHGDGSNVRSYLYSEDVAEAFEVILHRGEVGHVYNIGTKRERRVIDVARDICALFSLDPVKVIQFVENRPFNDQRYFLDDQKLKNLGWSERTAWDDGLKKTMEWYMSHPDWWGDVSGALLPHPRMLMMPGIERHTDGSEETKSMSSQSTTTNSQNRMVVPAARSSVVPPKKPYLKFLIYGRTGWIGGLLGKICEKQGIPYEYGRGRLEERSHLILDIQNVKPTHVFNAAGVTGRPNVDWCESHKQETIRTNVVGTLNLADVCRDHDLLLMNYATGCIFEYDAKHPERSGIGFKEEDKPNFIGSFYSKTKAMVEELLREYENVCTLRVRMPISSDLSNPRNFITKIARYDKVVNIPNSMTVLDELLPISIEMAKRNCRGIWNFTNPGVVSHNEILEMYRSYIDPSFKWTNFTLEEQAKVIVAPRSNNEMDATKLKREFPELLSIKDSLIKFVFEPNKKVLSH